The Oscillospiraceae bacterium genome has a segment encoding these proteins:
- a CDS encoding YitT family protein, with amino-acid sequence MKFKKYATKTLLIVIGSIISAYGITLAIGAGFGGATLAILWQGLTNVTGMSIGTSSFVVAVAMIIFAFFYDRKQINVGTILYQIIYSFFVDVFTKIQHYTNIKAVNFVIMLLGIAIFSFGTGLYSAADFGRGSYEAVTFSLAEKNGWKIKIVRMVLDIIMVIIGVLLGGKFGICTIATVLLSGPIIQATVSTVKKSKILKNIS; translated from the coding sequence ATGAAATTTAAAAAATATGCAACAAAAACGCTGCTGATCGTTATCGGATCAATAATATCCGCATACGGGATTACGCTTGCAATAGGCGCAGGTTTCGGCGGCGCAACACTTGCGATATTGTGGCAAGGGCTGACGAATGTGACAGGTATGTCAATCGGCACATCGTCGTTTGTTGTGGCTGTGGCAATGATAATTTTTGCCTTTTTCTATGACAGAAAGCAAATCAATGTCGGCACAATTCTTTACCAAATCATTTACAGTTTTTTCGTAGATGTATTCACAAAAATTCAGCATTATACAAATATTAAAGCGGTTAATTTTGTTATAATGCTGCTTGGCATTGCTATATTTTCGTTCGGAACGGGGCTTTACTCCGCCGCTGATTTCGGCAGGGGCTCTTATGAAGCAGTCACATTTTCGCTTGCCGAAAAAAACGGTTGGAAAATCAAAATCGTACGAATGGTTCTTGATATTATAATGGTAATTATCGGCGTTTTGCTCGGCGGTAAATTCGGAATTTGCACAATTGCCACCGTTTTGCTCTCCGGTCCGATAATTCAGGCAACCGTAAGCACTGTTAAAAAATCAAAGATTTTAAAAAACATTTCTTAA
- a CDS encoding M64 family metallopeptidase, giving the protein MTKKITAILLALCMAISILPMSVQAASKPDIKVGDYVKMGTYNNASILWRCVSIDNNGPLMLADRIIDTLAYDAKTNDNSSSKSHSRSYKRDDYGSNYWKDSNMRSWLNSTAAEGKVDWLCGNPPKDGYVSGVGAYNEKAGFLNAFSKSEIAAMKTVTQRSLVSHPEYNKGIVNGDANSDLLYYTDISYAAINYDSAYFETTTEKVFLLDVKQANAVWKNLNGYYVAYNNDGMAWPYWLRTPVTDCNHDMRYISSSGQVGRYAPWYSDLGVRPAFYLDSEYFVTTSGSGSQSNPYIGSAPNKQEDDYTISEPAEDANPDWNVSTEQSIQLTLGPWYSNDRKYSNPTIPVYTIQKTRSDTENMVVVVCGEGYTKSQQGKFINDVKRLWQDAMKYEPYRSYADRFNVYALCTASESTFDNGGSTFFDVIVDKYNSPVISNNLHGSQWKNHIFERCIGPEFIEKIHDAHIKKKCDPNTIPSGSEYEPYYYVHDYIAQFAMVVNTTNDFGGAYNNREYGFHYFISPSDSYRASKTFAHEFGHGLLGLGDEYSGGYLLDDKELKSLNLSSVEDPEKIKWRQLLGFRNTYTCRNAYGSKMLVSSYECIMRDTNYQFCEVCRLQGFKRMSQLVKDVDLYVATPEVKEYTGAYSKPSDFTDLETSSYYNYTYNRNDRLLSGNSKSRFNTNMNGKKIELRTVIQNISDKNARQLKFKMWIKHSDGSVATDSSGNPLQTVQTFDIPVWNDKANFWPLGALDHIKSDFNSGLKSCSLIYQIPSDAQLKSGDTVAFQVLDENGNVLADDNTETQRYTTVSIQYKFEDGSEIPNTAGGTFTVPYGTKLDLTPAKTLFDYKFVKADGLNKPIVSDGTVVTYYYKNKNEEHTHTWSAWKYNNDAVYNSSSDYKDGTQTRTCSACGESETKEAPNTALLRRRGNALSLESSITLATYITKDVVDYYDEVYAEFTRNGKTEKVYPSGKTLTSNSIVYCIFDYTGISPQALGDDVSITFYGVKDGVTYNGNAYKYSAIDYIKSTLNKPTSSAKLKTLLVDLVYYGEACQVYQNYKTDNLLTDILTDEQKALRSTADLNLTNIKNASYETCENRLVKFGTALRLNNSVEIAIPLNMTNVTLDDLSFKVKIGSRTLTYTYAENPDNFEKGKDGYWYFYFDGVYANQMSDEVFITAYKGDEQVSYTLKYSVESYAATVTDTKLKAVTDAMMRYGNSAKAYAGK; this is encoded by the coding sequence ATGACGAAAAAAATAACAGCAATATTGTTGGCATTGTGCATGGCAATCTCAATTTTGCCGATGAGCGTTCAGGCGGCATCAAAGCCGGATATTAAAGTCGGTGACTATGTTAAAATGGGCACGTATAACAATGCCTCAATTCTTTGGCGATGTGTAAGCATTGACAATAACGGACCGCTTATGCTTGCAGACAGAATTATTGACACCCTTGCATATGATGCCAAAACAAATGACAACAGCAGTTCAAAATCGCACAGCAGAAGCTATAAGCGTGATGATTACGGTTCTAACTATTGGAAAGACAGCAATATGCGTTCTTGGTTAAATTCAACCGCAGCTGAAGGCAAAGTCGATTGGCTTTGCGGCAACCCTCCGAAAGACGGATATGTAAGCGGTGTGGGAGCGTACAACGAAAAAGCGGGTTTTCTCAACGCTTTTTCAAAATCTGAAATTGCGGCAATGAAAACCGTTACCCAGCGTTCTCTCGTTTCTCATCCCGAATACAACAAGGGCATAGTTAACGGAGACGCAAATTCGGATTTGTTATATTATACCGATATTTCATATGCGGCAATAAATTACGATAGTGCGTATTTTGAAACCACAACCGAAAAGGTATTCCTTCTTGATGTTAAGCAAGCAAATGCCGTATGGAAAAATCTCAACGGCTATTATGTCGCATACAATAATGACGGAATGGCTTGGCCCTATTGGCTCCGTACCCCGGTTACCGACTGCAACCACGATATGCGTTATATCAGTTCATCGGGTCAGGTCGGTCGTTATGCTCCGTGGTATTCCGATTTGGGCGTAAGACCTGCATTTTATCTCGATTCCGAATATTTTGTTACAACTTCCGGCAGCGGCTCACAAAGCAACCCTTATATCGGCTCTGCTCCAAACAAACAAGAGGATGATTATACAATTTCGGAACCTGCCGAGGACGCAAATCCCGATTGGAATGTCAGCACCGAGCAAAGCATTCAGCTCACCCTCGGCCCGTGGTATTCAAATGACAGAAAATATTCTAATCCTACCATCCCGGTTTATACCATCCAAAAAACACGCAGCGACACGGAAAATATGGTTGTTGTCGTTTGCGGCGAGGGATACACAAAAAGTCAGCAGGGCAAATTCATCAATGATGTCAAACGGCTTTGGCAGGACGCTATGAAATATGAACCGTATCGCAGTTATGCCGACAGATTCAATGTTTACGCTCTTTGCACAGCTTCCGAATCGACTTTTGACAATGGTGGAAGCACCTTCTTTGATGTTATAGTCGACAAATATAATTCGCCTGTTATTTCTAATAATCTCCACGGAAGTCAGTGGAAAAATCATATTTTTGAGAGATGTATCGGTCCTGAATTTATCGAGAAAATTCACGATGCTCATATCAAAAAAAAGTGTGATCCAAACACAATTCCGTCCGGTTCGGAATATGAGCCTTATTATTATGTTCACGATTATATTGCCCAGTTCGCTATGGTTGTAAATACAACAAATGATTTCGGCGGTGCTTATAATAACCGTGAATACGGTTTCCATTATTTCATTTCGCCATCAGACAGCTATCGTGCGTCAAAAACTTTTGCACACGAGTTTGGACACGGTTTGCTCGGTCTCGGTGATGAATACAGCGGCGGATATTTGCTTGACGATAAGGAGCTTAAATCACTCAATCTTTCCTCGGTTGAAGACCCGGAAAAGATAAAATGGCGACAGCTTTTAGGTTTTAGAAACACATATACCTGCCGCAATGCTTACGGCTCAAAAATGCTTGTTTCAAGTTATGAGTGCATAATGAGAGACACAAACTATCAATTCTGTGAGGTTTGCCGTTTGCAGGGCTTCAAGCGAATGTCTCAGCTTGTTAAGGATGTAGACCTTTATGTTGCAACTCCCGAGGTTAAGGAATATACGGGTGCTTATTCAAAGCCGTCTGATTTTACCGACCTTGAAACAAGTTCATATTATAATTACACATATAATCGCAATGACCGACTTTTGAGCGGCAACAGCAAAAGCAGATTTAATACTAATATGAACGGTAAAAAAATCGAGCTTAGAACTGTTATTCAAAACATTTCAGATAAAAATGCACGACAATTAAAATTCAAAATGTGGATTAAGCACTCCGACGGAAGCGTTGCGACCGATTCATCGGGGAATCCGCTTCAAACAGTACAAACCTTTGACATTCCTGTTTGGAATGATAAGGCAAATTTCTGGCCGCTCGGTGCTTTGGATCACATCAAAAGCGACTTTAATTCAGGCTTAAAGAGTTGCTCGCTTATTTATCAAATTCCGTCTGATGCACAGCTTAAGAGCGGCGATACCGTGGCATTTCAGGTGCTCGATGAAAACGGAAATGTGCTTGCTGACGACAATACGGAAACACAGCGCTACACAACCGTTTCAATTCAGTATAAATTTGAGGACGGCTCTGAAATTCCAAACACTGCCGGCGGAACATTTACCGTGCCATACGGCACAAAGCTTGATTTAACACCGGCAAAAACACTTTTTGATTACAAATTTGTAAAGGCTGACGGCTTGAACAAGCCTATTGTTTCGGACGGAACGGTTGTTACATATTATTACAAAAATAAAAACGAAGAACACACTCACACTTGGTCTGCTTGGAAATACAATAATGATGCTGTTTATAATTCATCAAGTGATTATAAAGACGGCACGCAGACTCGTACTTGCTCCGCTTGTGGTGAAAGTGAAACAAAAGAGGCACCGAATACAGCTCTTCTTCGTCGCAGAGGTAATGCATTGTCGCTTGAAAGCAGTATCACCCTTGCAACTTACATTACCAAAGATGTAGTCGATTATTATGACGAAGTGTATGCCGAGTTTACCCGAAACGGTAAAACCGAAAAAGTATATCCGTCTGGTAAAACATTAACTTCAAATTCAATTGTTTATTGCATATTTGATTATACGGGTATTTCACCGCAGGCTTTAGGTGATGATGTAAGTATTACATTCTATGGTGTCAAAGACGGTGTAACATATAACGGTAATGCTTATAAATACAGTGCAATCGACTATATTAAGTCAACGCTAAATAAGCCTACATCTTCTGCAAAGCTTAAAACTTTACTGGTGGATTTGGTATATTACGGCGAGGCTTGTCAGGTATATCAAAACTATAAAACCGATAATTTGCTTACCGATATACTTACGGATGAGCAAAAAGCACTTCGCAGCACGGCTGATTTGAATTTAACAAATATAAAGAATGCAAGCTATGAAACCTGCGAAAACAGGCTTGTAAAGTTTGGTACGGCATTAAGGCTGAATAATTCGGTTGAAATTGCAATACCGCTGAATATGACCAATGTTACTCTTGATGACCTTTCATTCAAAGTAAAAATAGGTTCAAGAACATTGACATATACCTATGCCGAAAATCCGGATAATTTTGAAAAAGGCAAAGACGGTTATTGGTATTTCTATTTTGACGGTGTTTATGCAAATCAAATGAGTGATGAAGTATTTATCACTGCATACAAAGGCGATGAGCAAGTCAGCTATACACTTAAGTACAGTGTGGAATCCTATGCCGCAACTGTTACTGATACAAAGTTAAAAGCAGTTACAGACGCAATGATGCGTTACGGCAATTCCGCAAAAGCCTATGCAGGCAAATAA
- a CDS encoding sigma-70 family RNA polymerase sigma factor, with protein sequence MSIIEFDNQRFDDLYQKYAGIVFRTAYNFLLNKDDAEDIVQEVFIKYFIANKTFNDDDHEKAWILTVTANLSKNVLRSKSRQNLELDDTIKIVDNKFEKETTNHLDLEEAMIRLTANQRLVIYLFYYEQIPIKNIAKIMKSNENTVKSHLLRAKSKMKTYLEKE encoded by the coding sequence ATGTCCATAATTGAATTCGACAATCAGCGTTTTGATGATTTATATCAAAAGTATGCCGGTATCGTTTTTAGAACAGCATACAATTTTCTTTTGAATAAAGATGATGCTGAGGATATTGTTCAGGAGGTATTTATTAAATATTTTATCGCTAATAAAACATTCAACGATGACGATCATGAAAAAGCTTGGATTCTTACAGTAACAGCAAATTTGAGTAAAAATGTTCTTCGTTCAAAATCACGTCAAAATTTGGAATTAGATGATACAATTAAAATTGTGGATAATAAGTTTGAAAAAGAAACAACGAATCATTTAGATTTAGAAGAAGCTATGATAAGATTAACCGCAAATCAAAGACTTGTAATTTATCTGTTCTATTATGAACAAATTCCAATAAAAAATATAGCAAAAATAATGAAAAGCAATGAGAATACCGTAAAGTCTCATTTGTTACGAGCGAAAAGCAAAATGAAAACCTATCTTGAAAAGGAGTAG